A genomic window from Synechococcus sp. CBW1107 includes:
- a CDS encoding DUF2301 domain-containing membrane protein, translating into MTDRSQHEGSPDDPVFEGVYGPFTITALDRREVLGYRLALLGVALAQAGLLLQWAHWGSQGLWPWLLLMAVGLGLALRWIHIYLRPLHRALQLFWLLGCAGGIALALHQGQGAMLDTLAADSRWIWAVGPFFAALAGVGFKEFFCFQRPEAIGVTLLLPVALLGRLVGLLGDRTTFTLLAIEAALLLILTLRKFPMQAAADVGDKSVFAYLESQRPPSRA; encoded by the coding sequence ATGACCGATCGATCCCAACACGAGGGCAGCCCGGACGATCCGGTGTTCGAGGGCGTCTATGGACCGTTCACGATCACGGCCCTCGACCGCCGTGAGGTGCTCGGCTACCGCCTGGCCCTGCTGGGGGTGGCCCTGGCCCAGGCGGGCCTGCTGCTGCAGTGGGCCCACTGGGGCAGCCAGGGGCTCTGGCCCTGGCTGCTGCTGATGGCCGTGGGGCTGGGGCTGGCCCTGCGCTGGATTCACATCTATCTGCGTCCACTGCACCGGGCCCTGCAGCTGTTCTGGTTGCTGGGCTGTGCGGGCGGGATCGCCCTGGCCCTGCACCAGGGCCAGGGCGCCATGCTCGACACCCTGGCGGCCGATTCCCGCTGGATCTGGGCGGTGGGGCCGTTCTTCGCGGCCTTAGCGGGGGTGGGCTTCAAGGAATTCTTCTGCTTCCAGCGGCCCGAAGCGATCGGGGTGACCCTGCTGCTGCCAGTGGCTCTGCTGGGCCGCCTGGTGGGCCTGCTCGGGGACCGCACCACCTTCACCCTGCTGGCCATCGAGGCGGCGCTGCTGCTGATCCTGACCTTGCGCAAATTCCCGATGCAGGCCGCCGCCGATGTGGGCGACAAAAGCGTCTTTGCTTACCTGGAGAGCCAGAGGCCTCCCTCGCGAGCGTGA
- a CDS encoding glutathione S-transferase C-terminal domain-containing protein, with the protein MAVPPLLVASVRSAWHCQWQQLMKGLGPADTAGNYRRPESAFATAPELPATAGDTGVHALIVGRSCPWAHRAWLVWSLRQLAGSLELVIVEPDPQAGRWRFDTPYEGASALVDLYRRSGGDPKARATVPALYDRPARRILVNESARLIELLNRWPAPEGAPDLLPEDQAQAIDHWRQRLQGTVNDGVYRCGFARTQAAYDRAEADLFTSLEAAETALEQGGPWLCGNRLTLADVVLFPTLIRLELVYAPLFGCSRRPLWSFPALTAWRARFHALPGVAATCFPDSWRRDYFGALFPLHPSGIVPAGADLATLVAGPAPERPQP; encoded by the coding sequence ATGGCTGTTCCACCCCTGCTGGTCGCCAGCGTGCGCTCCGCCTGGCACTGCCAGTGGCAGCAGTTGATGAAGGGCCTCGGTCCAGCTGACACGGCCGGGAACTACCGCCGGCCTGAGAGCGCCTTCGCCACCGCTCCGGAACTGCCGGCCACCGCCGGCGACACGGGCGTTCATGCGCTAATCGTGGGGCGCAGCTGCCCCTGGGCGCACCGGGCCTGGCTGGTGTGGAGCCTGCGCCAGCTCGCCGGCAGCCTGGAGCTGGTGATCGTGGAACCTGATCCCCAGGCGGGCCGCTGGCGCTTCGACACCCCCTACGAGGGGGCCAGCGCCCTCGTGGATCTCTACCGGCGCAGTGGCGGCGACCCGAAGGCCCGTGCCACGGTGCCCGCCCTCTACGACCGCCCTGCCCGCCGGATCCTGGTGAACGAGAGCGCCCGGCTGATCGAACTGCTCAATCGCTGGCCCGCTCCCGAGGGAGCTCCGGATCTCTTGCCCGAGGATCAGGCGCAAGCGATCGACCATTGGCGGCAGCGGCTGCAGGGAACGGTGAACGATGGGGTCTATCGCTGCGGTTTCGCGCGCACCCAGGCCGCCTATGACCGGGCCGAAGCCGACCTGTTCACGAGCCTCGAAGCAGCGGAAACGGCTCTGGAGCAGGGCGGCCCCTGGCTCTGCGGCAACCGGCTCACCCTGGCGGATGTGGTGCTCTTCCCCACACTGATCCGCCTGGAGCTGGTCTATGCCCCCCTGTTCGGCTGCAGCCGCCGCCCCCTCTGGAGTTTCCCGGCCCTGACGGCCTGGCGCGCCCGCTTCCATGCCCTGCCTGGGGTCGCGGCCACGTGCTTCCCGGACTCGTGGCGCCGCGACTACTTCGGGGCGCTCTTTCCCCTGCACCCCTCGGGGATCGTTCCGGCGGGGGCGGATCTGGCCACACTGGTGGCAGGCCCTGCCCCCGAGCGACCCCAGCCATGA
- a CDS encoding aspartoacylase: MGAAEVLVVAGTHGNERNAPWLLEHWLAHPGALDSAGLALQLVIGNPGALAAGRRYLDRDLNRSFTSALLEAPGPADREVQRARELLALHGPAGSRPCALVLDLHSTTAAMGNSLVVYGRRPADLALAAGIQALLGLPIYLHEADASQKGFLLERWPCGLVVEVGPVPQGVVNAAISHQTQLALEAALAVLASARRGDQPLPRGLTVHRHLGSLDLPRHPDGRPAACLHPLRQHRDWQLIRPGDPLFITAGGETLRYQPSDPEPLWPVFINEAAYGEKGIALSLTRRERWPCEQAWAESLQQLAGHLAPAI; encoded by the coding sequence ATGGGCGCGGCAGAGGTTCTGGTGGTGGCCGGCACCCATGGCAACGAGCGCAACGCCCCCTGGCTTCTGGAGCACTGGCTGGCTCATCCGGGCGCCCTTGATTCCGCCGGCTTGGCGTTGCAGCTGGTGATCGGCAATCCCGGAGCCCTCGCCGCAGGCCGCCGCTATCTCGATCGTGACCTGAACCGCTCCTTCACCAGCGCCCTGCTCGAGGCCCCGGGCCCGGCTGACCGGGAGGTGCAGCGCGCCCGCGAGCTGCTGGCTCTGCACGGACCGGCCGGGTCACGGCCCTGCGCCCTGGTGCTCGATCTGCACAGCACCACCGCCGCCATGGGCAATTCCCTGGTGGTCTATGGGCGACGGCCTGCGGATCTGGCCCTGGCGGCGGGCATCCAGGCTCTGCTGGGCTTGCCGATCTATCTGCATGAGGCCGATGCCAGTCAGAAGGGATTTCTGCTGGAGCGCTGGCCCTGCGGCCTGGTGGTCGAGGTGGGCCCGGTGCCTCAGGGTGTGGTCAATGCCGCGATCAGTCACCAGACTCAGCTGGCCCTGGAGGCCGCTCTGGCGGTGCTGGCCTCGGCACGGCGGGGTGATCAGCCCCTGCCCCGGGGGCTCACGGTGCACCGCCACCTGGGCAGTCTCGATCTGCCGCGGCATCCCGATGGCCGTCCGGCTGCCTGTCTGCATCCGCTGCGTCAGCATCGCGACTGGCAGCTGATCCGCCCCGGTGATCCCCTCTTCATCACGGCGGGAGGTGAAACCCTTCGCTACCAGCCCAGCGATCCCGAGCCGCTCTGGCCGGTGTTCATCAACGAGGCGGCCTACGGCGAGAAGGGCATCGCCCTCAGCCTGACCCGCCGCGAACGCTGGCCCTGCGAGCAGGCCTGGGCCGAGAGTCTGCAGCAACTCGCCGGACATCTCGCCCCGGCGATCTGA
- a CDS encoding carbohydrate porin, producing MPLPSRASRPLIAGALALLALGLAGCPTTPSKDSQRLEQLEQRLQQIEQRLASPARPDPADPSGKPPAGVVKSLTFRMDSQDDRLRIYWADGSTTDLPCTKEQGTWACG from the coding sequence ATGCCCTTGCCTTCACGCGCCTCGAGACCCCTCATCGCCGGGGCCCTGGCTTTGCTCGCACTGGGTCTGGCCGGCTGTCCCACGACTCCGTCCAAGGACAGTCAGCGCCTGGAGCAACTGGAGCAGCGCCTCCAGCAGATCGAACAGCGCCTGGCGAGTCCGGCCCGCCCTGATCCCGCCGACCCCTCCGGAAAGCCGCCTGCCGGGGTGGTCAAGTCGCTGACCTTCAGGATGGACAGCCAGGATGACCGCCTGCGCATCTACTGGGCCGATGGCAGCACGACGGATCTCCCCTGCACCAAGGAGCAGGGCACCTGGGCCTGTGGCTGA
- the psbA gene encoding photosystem II q(b) protein, which yields MTTTLQQRQGASAWSQFCEWVTSTNNRLYVGWFGVLMIPTLLAATICFIVAFIAAPPVDIDGIREPVAGSLLYGNNIISGAVVPSSNAIGLHFYPIWEAASLDEWLYNGGPYQLVVFHFLIGIFCYMGREWELSYRLGMRPWICVAYSAPVAAASAVFLIYPFGQGSFSDGMPLGISGTFNFMLVFQAEHNILMHPFHMLGVAGVFGGSLFSAMHGSLVTSSLVRETTESESQNYGYKFGQEEETYNIVAAHGYFGRLIFQYASFNNSRSLHFFLAAWPVVGIWFTALGVSTMAFNLNGFNFNQSILDGQGRVINTWADVLNRAGLGMEVMHERNAHNFPLDLASAEATPVALTAPAIG from the coding sequence ATGACCACCACTCTTCAGCAACGCCAGGGCGCGTCTGCCTGGAGCCAGTTCTGCGAGTGGGTCACCTCCACCAACAACCGCCTCTACGTCGGTTGGTTCGGTGTGCTGATGATCCCCACCCTGCTGGCTGCCACGATCTGCTTCATCGTGGCCTTCATCGCCGCTCCTCCCGTCGACATCGACGGCATCCGTGAGCCTGTTGCCGGCTCCCTGCTCTACGGCAACAACATCATTTCCGGCGCCGTTGTTCCTTCGAGCAACGCCATCGGCCTGCACTTCTATCCCATCTGGGAAGCCGCCAGCCTCGACGAGTGGCTGTACAACGGCGGTCCTTACCAGCTGGTGGTCTTCCACTTCCTCATCGGCATCTTCTGCTACATGGGACGTGAGTGGGAACTCTCCTACCGCCTGGGAATGCGCCCCTGGATCTGCGTCGCCTACAGCGCCCCCGTGGCCGCTGCTTCGGCGGTGTTCCTGATCTACCCCTTCGGTCAGGGTTCCTTCTCCGACGGCATGCCCCTCGGCATCTCCGGCACCTTCAACTTCATGCTGGTGTTCCAGGCTGAGCACAATATCCTGATGCACCCCTTCCACATGCTGGGTGTGGCGGGTGTCTTCGGCGGCTCCCTGTTCTCCGCCATGCACGGCTCCCTGGTGACCTCCTCCCTGGTGCGTGAAACCACCGAGAGCGAGAGCCAGAACTACGGCTATAAGTTCGGTCAGGAAGAGGAGACCTACAACATCGTGGCTGCCCACGGTTACTTCGGTCGCCTGATCTTCCAGTACGCCTCCTTCAACAACAGCCGCAGCCTGCACTTCTTCCTGGCTGCCTGGCCCGTCGTCGGCATCTGGTTCACCGCCCTGGGCGTGAGCACGATGGCCTTCAACCTGAACGGCTTCAACTTCAACCAGTCGATCCTCGACGGCCAGGGCCGCGTGATCAACACCTGGGCTGATGTGCTGAACCGTGCCGGTCTGGGCATGGAAGTGATGCACGAGCGCAATGCTCACAACTTCCCTCTGGACCTGGCTTCCGCTGAAGCCACCCCCGTGGCGCTGACCGCTCCGGCGATCGGCTGA
- a CDS encoding ATP-binding protein — protein sequence MRIAVSGSHSLGKSTVVNDWVVGHGDYIREEDPYRALGLQGPYEILFREASTRLHNGIQLYYSISRVHRYTASDHRVIFDRAPVDYLAYSQYTANQGTTDIDDEYVTSMVPAVREALDRLDILAFVPKSDAWPVAMEDDGIRPVD from the coding sequence ATGCGAATTGCCGTTTCCGGATCCCATTCCCTGGGGAAGTCCACGGTCGTGAACGATTGGGTTGTTGGCCATGGCGACTACATCCGGGAGGAAGATCCGTATCGGGCTCTGGGTCTGCAGGGACCTTACGAGATTCTCTTTCGCGAGGCTTCGACGCGACTGCATAACGGGATTCAGCTGTATTACAGCATCAGTCGTGTTCATCGCTACACGGCATCTGATCACAGAGTCATCTTTGATCGGGCGCCAGTTGATTATCTTGCCTATTCTCAGTATACGGCTAATCAGGGGACAACGGATATTGACGATGAGTACGTTACTTCGATGGTGCCTGCAGTGAGAGAGGCGCTTGACCGGCTCGACATTCTGGCCTTCGTGCCCAAGTCCGATGCCTGGCCGGTTGCGATGGAAGACGATGGAATTCGTCCGGTTGATTAG
- a CDS encoding DUF3493 domain-containing protein, with product MPSTRPKPQPSSTDLDPEWRERLLAEARAPWKGLRRALWFALAASGAIGLATMAMRASAGAEVASGDLFIQLSACIGFGLLIWRDR from the coding sequence ATGCCTTCGACTCGGCCCAAGCCCCAGCCCAGCTCCACCGACCTTGATCCGGAGTGGCGTGAGCGGCTCCTGGCAGAAGCCAGAGCCCCCTGGAAAGGGCTCAGGCGTGCCCTCTGGTTCGCCCTCGCCGCCTCGGGCGCGATTGGGTTGGCCACCATGGCCATGCGTGCATCCGCCGGTGCAGAAGTGGCCTCAGGAGACCTGTTCATCCAGCTCAGCGCCTGCATCGGTTTTGGCTTGCTGATCTGGCGTGACCGCTGA
- a CDS encoding low-complexity tail membrane protein has product MSPRSEPLLWLQLLGVAAIPAELLAVVLILAGADPGPVPAVERLLLWALGALLPAVLLWQRPADCWSLLLLQTPARGRREVQRRLSALQAPLPIRLLAAVWALLLLPVVWRLDSLSAQMAAIAPLPEASRLVTILLSVPLLAILVWQGQQLIQAIWLLSRSSEQVAGTTAMTPEALLRERLSLGLPLLLPDPLSLVEDRQHQVAEPSPSAVTPDQQAKTDAGAELDEQVS; this is encoded by the coding sequence GTGAGCCCCCGCAGCGAACCCCTGCTCTGGCTGCAGCTTCTCGGAGTGGCAGCCATCCCGGCGGAGCTGCTGGCCGTGGTGCTGATCCTGGCGGGCGCCGATCCCGGTCCGGTCCCAGCGGTCGAGAGGCTGCTGCTCTGGGCGCTCGGCGCCCTGCTGCCGGCGGTGCTGCTGTGGCAGCGGCCGGCTGATTGCTGGTCGTTGCTGCTGCTGCAGACTCCGGCCCGCGGGCGCCGCGAGGTTCAGCGGCGCCTGAGTGCCCTGCAAGCGCCCCTGCCCATTCGCCTTCTGGCCGCTGTCTGGGCGCTGCTGTTGCTGCCGGTGGTCTGGCGTCTCGACTCCCTTTCCGCCCAGATGGCGGCCATCGCTCCTCTGCCGGAGGCCTCCAGGCTGGTCACGATCCTGCTGTCCGTACCCTTGCTGGCGATTCTGGTCTGGCAGGGACAGCAGCTGATCCAGGCCATCTGGCTGCTCAGCCGCAGCTCTGAGCAGGTGGCGGGAACCACCGCCATGACGCCTGAAGCACTGCTGCGGGAGCGGTTGAGTCTTGGGCTGCCTCTGCTCCTTCCCGATCCGCTCAGCCTGGTCGAGGACAGGCAACACCAGGTTGCGGAACCCAGCCCCTCAGCGGTCACGCCAGATCAGCAAGCCAAAACCGATGCAGGCGCTGAGCTGGATGAACAGGTCTCCTGA
- the infB gene encoding translation initiation factor IF-2: MTSSGKVRIYELSRDLGLENKDVLDAAEKLSIAVKSHSSSISDREAERIRSLISTPGNGGAAPVAQPVRPTPPASEPAKAILSVKKAAPAAPASPATPASSVAAAKPKPPAVKPAGSPQKPAAPASTAPPAAKPLIVKPAPRPEIVAQAPAAPTKPAAPTQPPAVRKVVPQAGRQTPATATPARPSAPLKPTPVSAAPAARPAGAPSRPSAPPVSKPEPPQVRKPESTAAASPSPTPRPATSPRPVPRGSAPAPSRPASPQRPGAPAPVRTASGSGPGRPQLVGRPQPGQPGTSNRPAPPSGRPALSQRPAGAPQPRPTPQVGRPTQARSPLELVGKPIRRDAAGPGGTSRPGAPVRPGMPQGMRKPVAPGELMQLQKPGNRPVAAPPRRPERSEGSPDAPRPTATPPSAPRRPAFRTPQAAGPGRARRPEWDDSAKLEALRSKSPQKQRQKVHIIGDNDDALTAETGGFAGEHEAMVLQASLARPAKPRTRPTTPGAKPVVAMRKRKKETTRQRQRRRAMELRAAREAKATRPEMLIVPEGNLTVQELADRLGVESSEIIKSLFFKGIIATVTQTLDLSTIETVSEEFGVPVLQDDVEEAAKKTVEMIEASDLEHLIRRPPVVTVMGHVDHGKTSLLDAIRKTRVAAGEAGGITQHIGAYQVTIPHAGEDRRITFLDTPGHEAFTAMRARGTKVTDVAVLVVAADDGVRPQTLEAISHARAAEVPIIVAINKIDKEGAQPERVKQELSALELVSEDWGGTTVMVPVSATKGENIDKLLEMILLVTEVEDLQANPDRMAKGTVIEAHLDKAKGPVATLLIQNGTLKAGDVVAAGPVLGKVRAMVDDSGKRVKTAGPSSAVEALGFSEVPTAGDEFEVYPDEKIARSVVGDRANEARATRLAQQMASRRVSLASMSGQASEGELKELNLILKADVQGSVEAILGALEQLPQGEVQVRVLLSAPGEITETDVDLAAASGAVIIGFNTSMASGAKRAADANGVDVRDYDVIYKLLEDIQLAMEGLLEPELVEESLGEAEVRAVFTIGKSAVAGCYVTSGKLQRNCKVRILRNKQVVFEGDLDSLRRNKDDVKEVATGFECGIGCDRFANWQDGDRVMAYKLVTQRRTLST; the protein is encoded by the coding sequence ATGACCAGCAGCGGCAAAGTCAGAATTTATGAGCTGTCCCGGGACCTTGGCCTGGAGAACAAGGACGTGCTCGACGCCGCTGAGAAGCTGTCCATTGCGGTCAAGAGCCACAGCAGCTCCATCAGCGACAGGGAGGCCGAGCGCATCCGCAGCCTGATCAGCACCCCGGGCAACGGCGGCGCAGCCCCGGTGGCCCAGCCCGTCCGGCCAACGCCACCGGCGAGCGAGCCGGCCAAGGCCATCCTGTCCGTCAAGAAGGCCGCCCCGGCCGCTCCCGCGTCGCCCGCGACCCCGGCCAGTTCCGTTGCTGCCGCCAAGCCGAAGCCGCCGGCCGTCAAGCCGGCAGGCAGCCCGCAGAAGCCTGCAGCCCCTGCCTCGACCGCACCCCCGGCCGCCAAGCCGCTCATCGTCAAGCCGGCACCCAGGCCGGAGATCGTGGCGCAGGCTCCAGCCGCCCCGACGAAGCCGGCGGCTCCCACCCAGCCGCCGGCGGTGAGGAAGGTGGTGCCCCAGGCCGGACGTCAGACGCCCGCCACCGCCACGCCAGCCCGGCCGTCGGCACCTCTGAAACCCACCCCGGTCTCCGCCGCGCCGGCCGCCAGACCTGCCGGTGCACCGAGCCGCCCGTCCGCACCTCCGGTGAGCAAGCCCGAGCCACCCCAGGTGCGCAAGCCTGAGTCGACAGCGGCGGCCAGCCCCAGCCCGACTCCCCGGCCTGCCACCAGCCCCCGTCCCGTGCCCCGTGGCAGTGCCCCTGCCCCCTCCCGGCCGGCCTCTCCCCAACGGCCCGGAGCCCCGGCCCCCGTGCGAACGGCCAGCGGCTCAGGCCCGGGCCGTCCGCAACTGGTGGGACGGCCCCAGCCTGGCCAACCCGGCACCAGCAACCGTCCGGCACCTCCTTCCGGCCGCCCGGCCCTGAGCCAGCGGCCGGCCGGTGCGCCCCAGCCGCGGCCCACCCCGCAGGTGGGTCGGCCCACCCAGGCCCGCAGTCCCCTGGAGCTGGTGGGCAAACCGATCCGACGTGATGCCGCCGGCCCCGGAGGAACCAGCCGTCCAGGAGCTCCGGTGCGTCCCGGCATGCCTCAGGGCATGCGCAAGCCGGTGGCCCCTGGCGAGCTGATGCAGCTCCAGAAACCCGGCAACCGCCCGGTCGCCGCCCCACCCCGGCGGCCCGAACGCAGCGAAGGCAGTCCCGACGCCCCGAGGCCCACCGCCACCCCACCATCAGCTCCGCGGCGTCCGGCCTTCCGCACGCCCCAGGCCGCAGGCCCGGGCCGGGCACGACGCCCCGAATGGGATGACAGCGCCAAGCTGGAGGCCCTGCGCAGCAAGTCGCCCCAGAAACAGCGCCAGAAGGTTCACATCATCGGCGACAACGATGATGCGCTCACCGCCGAAACCGGTGGTTTCGCCGGCGAGCACGAGGCGATGGTGCTCCAGGCCAGCCTGGCCCGGCCGGCCAAGCCGCGCACCCGCCCCACCACCCCGGGTGCCAAGCCCGTGGTGGCGATGCGCAAGCGCAAGAAGGAAACCACCCGCCAGAGGCAGAGGCGCCGCGCGATGGAACTGCGCGCCGCCCGGGAAGCCAAGGCCACCCGGCCCGAGATGCTGATCGTGCCGGAGGGCAACCTCACGGTGCAGGAGCTGGCCGATCGCCTGGGCGTGGAAAGCTCCGAGATCATCAAATCCCTGTTCTTCAAGGGCATCATCGCCACGGTCACCCAGACCCTCGATCTCTCCACAATCGAGACGGTCTCCGAGGAGTTCGGGGTGCCTGTCCTCCAGGACGACGTCGAGGAGGCCGCCAAGAAGACCGTCGAGATGATCGAGGCCAGCGACCTCGAGCACCTGATCCGCCGCCCGCCGGTGGTCACGGTGATGGGACACGTCGACCACGGCAAGACCAGCCTGCTCGATGCCATCCGCAAGACCCGCGTGGCCGCCGGAGAAGCCGGCGGCATCACCCAGCACATCGGCGCCTATCAGGTCACGATTCCCCACGCGGGCGAAGACCGGCGCATCACCTTCCTCGACACCCCGGGACACGAAGCCTTCACCGCCATGCGGGCCCGGGGCACCAAGGTCACCGACGTGGCCGTGCTGGTGGTCGCCGCCGACGACGGTGTCCGGCCCCAGACTCTTGAGGCGATCAGCCACGCCCGGGCCGCGGAGGTGCCGATCATCGTGGCGATCAACAAGATCGACAAGGAGGGCGCCCAGCCCGAGCGGGTCAAGCAGGAACTCTCCGCCCTGGAGCTGGTTTCCGAAGACTGGGGCGGCACCACCGTGATGGTGCCGGTGAGTGCCACCAAGGGCGAGAACATCGACAAACTGCTGGAGATGATCCTGCTGGTGACCGAGGTCGAGGACCTCCAGGCCAATCCGGACCGGATGGCGAAGGGCACCGTGATCGAGGCTCACCTCGACAAGGCCAAGGGTCCCGTCGCCACCCTGCTGATCCAGAACGGCACCCTCAAGGCCGGCGACGTGGTCGCAGCCGGGCCGGTGCTCGGCAAGGTGCGCGCCATGGTCGACGACTCCGGCAAGCGGGTGAAGACCGCAGGTCCGTCCTCGGCGGTGGAAGCGCTCGGCTTCAGCGAGGTGCCCACGGCCGGCGATGAATTCGAGGTCTATCCCGACGAGAAGATCGCTCGTTCTGTGGTGGGGGACCGGGCCAACGAAGCCCGTGCCACCCGCCTGGCCCAGCAGATGGCCTCCCGCCGGGTCTCGCTGGCCTCGATGTCCGGTCAGGCCAGCGAAGGGGAGCTCAAGGAGCTCAATCTCATCCTCAAGGCCGATGTCCAGGGCAGCGTCGAGGCCATCCTGGGTGCTCTCGAGCAGCTGCCCCAGGGCGAGGTTCAGGTGCGGGTGCTGCTCTCCGCCCCTGGCGAGATCACCGAAACCGACGTGGATCTGGCGGCCGCCTCCGGGGCCGTGATCATCGGCTTCAACACCTCGATGGCCTCCGGTGCCAAGCGCGCCGCCGATGCCAATGGCGTCGACGTCCGCGACTACGACGTGATCTACAAGCTGCTGGAAGACATCCAGCTGGCCATGGAGGGCCTGCTGGAGCCCGAGCTGGTGGAGGAATCCCTTGGGGAAGCGGAGGTGCGCGCCGTCTTCACCATCGGCAAGAGCGCCGTGGCCGGTTGTTACGTCACCAGCGGCAAGCTGCAGCGCAACTGCAAGGTGCGGATCCTGCGCAACAAACAGGTGGTGTTCGAGGGCGATCTCGACTCCCTGCGTCGCAACAAGGACGACGTCAAGGAAGTGGCCACGGGCTTCGAGTGCGGCATCGGCTGCGATCGCTTCGCCAACTGGCAGGACGGCGATCGGGTGATGGCCTACAAGCTGGTCACCCAACGCCGGACCCTCAGCACCTGA
- a CDS encoding YlxR family protein — translation MSGGVVLRRCVSCRERQDRRRLWRIIRQFGDGVVLEGTVTGAMGRSAYVCPSSSCIEEARRRKRLQRSLRCQVSDSIYRALEERLSESLAAASEAR, via the coding sequence GTGAGCGGAGGGGTGGTGCTGCGGCGCTGTGTGTCCTGCCGGGAACGGCAGGATCGCCGCCGGCTCTGGCGGATCATCCGCCAGTTCGGGGATGGGGTGGTGCTCGAGGGGACCGTCACCGGGGCCATGGGCCGATCGGCTTATGTCTGTCCTTCCAGCAGCTGCATCGAGGAGGCCAGGCGCCGCAAACGCCTGCAGCGTTCCCTGCGCTGTCAGGTGTCGGATTCCATTTACAGGGCACTGGAGGAACGGTTGAGCGAGTCACTCGCTGCAGCCTCTGAGGCAAGATGA